In Cicer arietinum cultivar CDC Frontier isolate Library 1 chromosome 7, Cicar.CDCFrontier_v2.0, whole genome shotgun sequence, a single window of DNA contains:
- the LOC101502700 gene encoding inositol transporter 1-like, whose translation MVVGMPITMQAGSSGYLEMHPDRKISMFQNPYILGTTFAAGIGGLLFGYDTGVISGALLYIKEDFEMVRNSSFIQELIVGMALLGAIFGAAMGGVINDAWGRKTATIIADINFIVGSLIMAAAPNPYVIIAGRLLVGLGVGMASVTAPVYIAEASPTEIRGGLVSANTLMVTGGQFLSFVVNYGLTRVPGTWRWMLALAGTPAVVQLLLMSFLPESPRWLYMKNRKEEATLVLSKIYSSPRLEDEIQILEDNLEKESKRQVKVQYTDVFKFKEIRLAFICGAGLQAFQQFAGISIVMYYSPTIIQMAGFKSNQAALFLSLFVSGMNAAGTVLGIYLVDHLGRKKLALASLSGVVGALTLLSAACYIIGQGNTNHLFGWLAVFGLALYIAFFAPGMGPIPWTVNSEIYPEEYRGMCGGMSATVNWICSVIMSTSFLSVVDAIGLGQSFMVILVVSVVAIGFVIFYMPETKGLTFEEVTTLWKERAYGKNYNKESHAEQATSTN comes from the exons ATGGTGGTGGGAATGCCAATTACCATGCAAGCAGGAAGCTCCGGTTACCTCGAGATGCATCCTGATCGCAAAATTTCCATGTTCCAAAACCCTTACATTCTTGGAACCACATTTGCCGCCGGAATTGGTGGTCTTCTATTTGGCTACGATACAG GTGTGATATCTGGTGCACTTTTGTATATAAAAGAGGATTTTGAGATGGTGAGGAATAGTAGCTTTATTCAAGAGTTAATTGTTGGGATGGCGTTGTTGGGGGCAATATTCGGTGCTGCCATGGGGGGTGTGATTAACGATGCTTGGGGGCGTAAAACAGCAACTATTATTGCAGACATAAACTTCATAGTTGGATCACTTATAATGGCAGCAGCCCCAAATCCATATGTAATAATAGCGGGTCGGTTACTTGTTGGTTTGGGTGTGGGTATGGCATCTGTTACTGCACCTGTTTATATAGCTGAAGCATCTCCAACTGAAATTAGAGGTGGATTAGTTAGTGCTAATACACTTATGGTTACTGGTGGACagtttctttcttttgttgtcAATTATGGTTTGACAAGAGTTCCTGGGACATGGCGATGGATGCTTGCTCTTGCTGGTACCCCTGCTGTTGTTCAACTTCTTCTCATGTCTTTTCTCCCTGAATCCCCTAGATGGCTTTACATGAAGAATAGGAAAGAAGAAGCCACTCTTGTACTTTCTAAGATATACTCATCGCCTAGATTGGAAGACGAGATCCAAATTTTGGAAGATAACTTGGAGAAAGAAAGCAAGAGACAAGTGAAAGTTCAATACACTGATGTTTTCAAGTTTAAAGAAATCAGACTGGCATTCATTTGTGGTGCTGGACTTCAAGCATTTCAACAGTTTGCTGGTATCAGCATTGTGATGTATTACAGTCCTACAATCATTCAGATGGCTGGATTCAAATCCAATCAAGCGGCTCTCTTTCTTTCACTTTTTGTCTCTGGTATGAATGCTGCAGGAACGGTTCTTGGTATTTACCTTGTCGATCATTTGGGGAGGAAAAAGCTTGCTCTTGCTAGTTTATCAGGTGTCGTTGGAGCATTGACACTTCTGTCTGCAGCATGTTATATTATTGGACAGGGTAACACAAATCACTTGTTTGGTTGGCTTGCTGTTTTCGGATTGGCCTTGTATATTGCTTTCTTTGCACCTGGAATGGGTCCGATACCTTGGACTGTTAACTCTGAGATTTATCCTGAAGAGTATAGAGGTATGTGTGGTGGAATGTCTGCCACTGTTAATTGGATTTGCAGTGTCATAATGTCTACTAGCTTCCTTTCTGTTGTTGATGCTATTGGACTTGGTCAGAGTTTCATGGTTATCTTGGTTGTGTCTGTTGTTGCTATTGGTTTTGTGATCTTCTACATGCCAGAGACTAAAGGTTTGACGTTTGAAGAAGTTACAACTCTATGGAAGGAGAGAGCTTATGGGAAGAACTACAACAAAGAAAGTCATGCTGAGCAAGCAACTTCAACTAActga